In Amaranthus tricolor cultivar Red isolate AtriRed21 chromosome 5, ASM2621246v1, whole genome shotgun sequence, a genomic segment contains:
- the LOC130813756 gene encoding exportin-T isoform X2, whose amino-acid sequence MNLLINREMDDLEKAILISFDESGTINSGLKSQAIEYCQRIKESSTICSLCIERLFTSKLVQVQFWCLQSLHDAVHARYSTSMSPEEKEFIRKSVFTMMCYEVVDDKNAVVRVLDSPAFIKNKLAQVLVTLIYFEYPLIWSGVFVDFLPHLNKGAVVIDMFCRLLIALDDELISLDYPRNADDVAVAGRIKDAMRQQCVSLIVRAWYEIVTAYKSSDSELCASVLDSMRRYISWIDISLIANATFIPLLFELMLVEGLSEQLRSSAAGCVLAVVMKRMDPQAKLTLLKSLQINRVFSLISEDADMDLVSSIANLLTGYAAEVLECAKRLNSEEGKQVSSELLEEVLPSVFYVMRNCDIDTTFSTVQFLSGYVATMKNLSPLTEKQLVHVSQILEVIRAQICYDPSDRDHLDVLDKFGIEEEDRMLEYRKDLLVLLRNVGRVAPDVTQLFIRNSLYSAVSSSSERNVEEVEASLSLLYALGESLSDDAMRTGSGHLGELLLMLLSTRFPCHSNRLVALTYLETITRYMKFVQENTRYIHMALAAFLDERGIHHPNINVSRRASYLFMRVVRLLKSKLVPFIETILQSLQDVVARFTSTDFSAKEMIGSEDGSHIFEAIGILIGMEDVPVEKQNDYLSSLLTPLCQQVEALLVNGKRQNPESSPAIILSIQQIIMAINALSKGFSERLVTASRPAIGLMFKQTLDVLLQILVVFPKVESLRSKVTSFIHRMVETLGVSVFPYLPKALEPLLAEIEPKELVGVLVLLNQLICKFSTSVHEILDEVFPAIVSRIFSILPQDGFPCGPGSNTEEVRELQELQRILYTFLNVIATHDLSSVFLSLKSRAYLDPIIQLLMYSSCHNKDITVRKACVQIFVRLIKDWCAGPYGEEKVPGFQSFIMETFAVNCCLYSVLDKSFEFRDANSFLRIQMVAMFL is encoded by the exons ATGAACTTATTGATAAATCGAGAAATGGATGACTTAGAGAAAGCGATTCTGATTAGTTTTGATGAATCTGGGACTATTAATTCAGGTTTAAAGTCTCAAGCAATTGAATATTGTCAACGGATTAAAGAGAGTTCGACGATTTGTAGTTTATGTATTGAGCGTTTGTTTACCAGTAAATTAGTGCAAGTTCAATTCTGGTGCTTGCAATCTTTGCACGATGCTGTTCATGCTCGTTATTCCACTTCCATGAGCCCTGAGGAAAAGGAATTTATCCGAAAATCGGTGTTTACAATGATGTGTTATGAGGTAGTTGACGATAAAAATGCTGTAGTTAGGGTTTTAGATAGCCCTGCTTTTATAAAGAATAAGCTTGCCCAAGTGTTGGTTACCTTGATATATTTTGAATATCCCTTAATTTGGTCTGGTGTTTTTGTTGATTTCTTGCCTCACTTGAACAAAGGGGCAGTGGTTATTGATATGTTTTGTAGATTATTGATTGCTTTAGATGATGAATTGATTAGTTTAGACTATCCACGCAATGCCGATGATGTGGCAGTTGCGGGGCGAATCAAGGATGCCATGAGGCAACAATGTGTGTCTTTAATAGTTAGAGCTTGGTATGAAATTGTTACTGCATATAAGAGTTCGGATTCTGAGCTTTGTGCTAGTGTCTTGGATTCAATGAGGAGATATATATCTTGGATCGACATTAGTTTGATTGCCAATGCTACTTTTATCCCATTGTTGTTTGAGTTAATGTTGGTTGAAGGGTTATCTGAGCAACTTAGGAGTTCTGCGGCTGGTTGTGTATTGGCTGTGGTTATGAAGCGGATGGATCCACAGGCCAAGCTTACTTTACTAAAGAGTTTGCAGATTAACCGTGTATTTAGTTTGATAAGTGAGGATGCTGATATGGATTTGGTCTCGAGTATTGCCAATTTGCTTACTGGTTATGCGGCCGAGGTCCTGGAATGTGCAAAGAGGCTGAATTCTGAGGAAGGTAAACAGGTATCGTCAGAGCTTTTGGAAGAGGTGTTGCCATCAGTTTTTTATGTGATGCGAAATTGTGATATAGATACAACATTTAGTACCGTCCAGTTTCTTTCTGGTTATGTAGCTACTATGAAGAATCTTTCTCCATTGACTGAAAAACAGCTGGTTCATGTAAGTCAGATTCTAGAAGTGATTAGGGCACAAATATGTTATGATCCTAGTGATCGTGATCACCTTGATGTGCTGGATAAATTTGGAATAGAAGAAGAGGACAGGATGCTTGAATATAGAAAGGATTTATTGGTTCTACTCCGGAATGTTGGGCGTGTGGCACCTGATGTGACTCAATTGTTTATCCGCAATTCTCTGTATAGTGCAGTTTCCTCATCTTCTGAGCGAAATGTAGAGGAGGTAGAAGCTTCCCTTTCGCTTCTGTATGCACTTGGGGAGTCACTGAGTGATGATGCAATGAGAACAGGGAGTGGGCATCTAGGAGAGCTGCTTCTGATGCTTTTATCAACAAGGTTTCCGTGCCATTCTAATAGGTTGGTTGCTCTGACTTACCTGGAGACTATTACTAGGTACATGAAGTTTGTTCAGGAGAACACCCGGTACATACACATGGCCCTGGCTGCTTTTCTCGACGAAAGAGGTATACACCACCCAAATATCAATGTGAGTCGGAGGGCAAGTTATCTCTTTATGAGGGTCGTGAGGTTGCTGAAATCAAAGCTGGTTCCTTTTATTGAGACAATTTTACAG AgcttgcaagatgtggttgctcgaTTTACCAGCACAGATTTTTCTGCTAAAGAGATGATTGGATCTGAAGATGGAAGCCACATTTTTGAG GCAATTGGCATTCTGATTGGGATGGAAGATGTGCCCGTCGAGAAGCAAAATGATTACCTGTCCTCATTACTCACACCTCTATGCCAGCAG GTTGAGGCGTTGCTTGTGAATGGGAAGAGACAAAACCCTGAAAGTTCTCCTGCGATTATATTGAGCATTCAGCAAATCATTATGGCAATCAATGCACTTAGCAAG GGCTTTAGTGAACGCCTTGTAACTGCTAGCCGTCCTGCAATAGGTCTTATGTTTAAGCAG ACATTAGATGTTTTACTTCAAATCCTCGTTGTTTTCCCAAAAGTGGAGTCCTTGCGGAGTAAG GTCACATCATTTATTCATCGCATGGTTGAAACATTGGGTGTTTCCGTGTTTCCCTACTTACCGAAGGCATTGGAGCCGCTGCTTGCAGAAATTGAG CCGAAGGAGTTGGTTGGAGTTCTTGTTTTACTAAATCAGCTCATATGCAAATTCAGCACCTCAGTTCATGAAATACTCGATGAAGTATTTCCTGCTATTGTGAGTCGTATATTTTCTATTCTTCCGCAAGATGGATTTCCTTGTGGACCAGGGAGCAATACTGAG GAAGTTCGTGAATTGCAGGAACTCCAGCGAATATTGTACACATTTCTGAATGTCATAGCCACACATGATCTGTCTTCAGTTTTCCTCTCTCTGAAAAGCAGAGCTTATTTAGATCCAATAATCCAGTTACTAATGTATTCATCTTGTCACAATAAGGATATTACTGTGAGGAAG GCATGTGTACAGATTTTTGTCCGATTAATCAAAGATTGGTGTGCTGGTCCTTATGGAGAAGAGAAG GTTCCTGGATTTCAGTCTTTTATAATGGAAACCTTTGCGGTGAATTGTTGCCTGTACAGCGTATTGGACAAGTCTTTTGAGTTTCGTGATGCAAATTCA TTCCTCCGTATTCAAATGGTTGCTATGTTTCTCTGA
- the LOC130813756 gene encoding exportin-T isoform X1, which produces MNLLINREMDDLEKAILISFDESGTINSGLKSQAIEYCQRIKESSTICSLCIERLFTSKLVQVQFWCLQSLHDAVHARYSTSMSPEEKEFIRKSVFTMMCYEVVDDKNAVVRVLDSPAFIKNKLAQVLVTLIYFEYPLIWSGVFVDFLPHLNKGAVVIDMFCRLLIALDDELISLDYPRNADDVAVAGRIKDAMRQQCVSLIVRAWYEIVTAYKSSDSELCASVLDSMRRYISWIDISLIANATFIPLLFELMLVEGLSEQLRSSAAGCVLAVVMKRMDPQAKLTLLKSLQINRVFSLISEDADMDLVSSIANLLTGYAAEVLECAKRLNSEEGKQVSSELLEEVLPSVFYVMRNCDIDTTFSTVQFLSGYVATMKNLSPLTEKQLVHVSQILEVIRAQICYDPSDRDHLDVLDKFGIEEEDRMLEYRKDLLVLLRNVGRVAPDVTQLFIRNSLYSAVSSSSERNVEEVEASLSLLYALGESLSDDAMRTGSGHLGELLLMLLSTRFPCHSNRLVALTYLETITRYMKFVQENTRYIHMALAAFLDERGIHHPNINVSRRASYLFMRVVRLLKSKLVPFIETILQSLQDVVARFTSTDFSAKEMIGSEDGSHIFEAIGILIGMEDVPVEKQNDYLSSLLTPLCQQVEALLVNGKRQNPESSPAIILSIQQIIMAINALSKGFSERLVTASRPAIGLMFKQTLDVLLQILVVFPKVESLRSKVTSFIHRMVETLGVSVFPYLPKALEPLLAEIEPKELVGVLVLLNQLICKFSTSVHEILDEVFPAIVSRIFSILPQDGFPCGPGSNTEEVRELQELQRILYTFLNVIATHDLSSVFLSLKSRAYLDPIIQLLMYSSCHNKDITVRKACVQIFVRLIKDWCAGPYGEEKVPGFQSFIMETFAVNCCLYSVLDKSFEFRDANSLALFGEIITAQKVMYEKFGDTFLANFVSKGYLAAHCPQELAEQYRQKLQSNDTKAFKLFYQSLIESLRQQQNGSLVFR; this is translated from the exons ATGAACTTATTGATAAATCGAGAAATGGATGACTTAGAGAAAGCGATTCTGATTAGTTTTGATGAATCTGGGACTATTAATTCAGGTTTAAAGTCTCAAGCAATTGAATATTGTCAACGGATTAAAGAGAGTTCGACGATTTGTAGTTTATGTATTGAGCGTTTGTTTACCAGTAAATTAGTGCAAGTTCAATTCTGGTGCTTGCAATCTTTGCACGATGCTGTTCATGCTCGTTATTCCACTTCCATGAGCCCTGAGGAAAAGGAATTTATCCGAAAATCGGTGTTTACAATGATGTGTTATGAGGTAGTTGACGATAAAAATGCTGTAGTTAGGGTTTTAGATAGCCCTGCTTTTATAAAGAATAAGCTTGCCCAAGTGTTGGTTACCTTGATATATTTTGAATATCCCTTAATTTGGTCTGGTGTTTTTGTTGATTTCTTGCCTCACTTGAACAAAGGGGCAGTGGTTATTGATATGTTTTGTAGATTATTGATTGCTTTAGATGATGAATTGATTAGTTTAGACTATCCACGCAATGCCGATGATGTGGCAGTTGCGGGGCGAATCAAGGATGCCATGAGGCAACAATGTGTGTCTTTAATAGTTAGAGCTTGGTATGAAATTGTTACTGCATATAAGAGTTCGGATTCTGAGCTTTGTGCTAGTGTCTTGGATTCAATGAGGAGATATATATCTTGGATCGACATTAGTTTGATTGCCAATGCTACTTTTATCCCATTGTTGTTTGAGTTAATGTTGGTTGAAGGGTTATCTGAGCAACTTAGGAGTTCTGCGGCTGGTTGTGTATTGGCTGTGGTTATGAAGCGGATGGATCCACAGGCCAAGCTTACTTTACTAAAGAGTTTGCAGATTAACCGTGTATTTAGTTTGATAAGTGAGGATGCTGATATGGATTTGGTCTCGAGTATTGCCAATTTGCTTACTGGTTATGCGGCCGAGGTCCTGGAATGTGCAAAGAGGCTGAATTCTGAGGAAGGTAAACAGGTATCGTCAGAGCTTTTGGAAGAGGTGTTGCCATCAGTTTTTTATGTGATGCGAAATTGTGATATAGATACAACATTTAGTACCGTCCAGTTTCTTTCTGGTTATGTAGCTACTATGAAGAATCTTTCTCCATTGACTGAAAAACAGCTGGTTCATGTAAGTCAGATTCTAGAAGTGATTAGGGCACAAATATGTTATGATCCTAGTGATCGTGATCACCTTGATGTGCTGGATAAATTTGGAATAGAAGAAGAGGACAGGATGCTTGAATATAGAAAGGATTTATTGGTTCTACTCCGGAATGTTGGGCGTGTGGCACCTGATGTGACTCAATTGTTTATCCGCAATTCTCTGTATAGTGCAGTTTCCTCATCTTCTGAGCGAAATGTAGAGGAGGTAGAAGCTTCCCTTTCGCTTCTGTATGCACTTGGGGAGTCACTGAGTGATGATGCAATGAGAACAGGGAGTGGGCATCTAGGAGAGCTGCTTCTGATGCTTTTATCAACAAGGTTTCCGTGCCATTCTAATAGGTTGGTTGCTCTGACTTACCTGGAGACTATTACTAGGTACATGAAGTTTGTTCAGGAGAACACCCGGTACATACACATGGCCCTGGCTGCTTTTCTCGACGAAAGAGGTATACACCACCCAAATATCAATGTGAGTCGGAGGGCAAGTTATCTCTTTATGAGGGTCGTGAGGTTGCTGAAATCAAAGCTGGTTCCTTTTATTGAGACAATTTTACAG AgcttgcaagatgtggttgctcgaTTTACCAGCACAGATTTTTCTGCTAAAGAGATGATTGGATCTGAAGATGGAAGCCACATTTTTGAG GCAATTGGCATTCTGATTGGGATGGAAGATGTGCCCGTCGAGAAGCAAAATGATTACCTGTCCTCATTACTCACACCTCTATGCCAGCAG GTTGAGGCGTTGCTTGTGAATGGGAAGAGACAAAACCCTGAAAGTTCTCCTGCGATTATATTGAGCATTCAGCAAATCATTATGGCAATCAATGCACTTAGCAAG GGCTTTAGTGAACGCCTTGTAACTGCTAGCCGTCCTGCAATAGGTCTTATGTTTAAGCAG ACATTAGATGTTTTACTTCAAATCCTCGTTGTTTTCCCAAAAGTGGAGTCCTTGCGGAGTAAG GTCACATCATTTATTCATCGCATGGTTGAAACATTGGGTGTTTCCGTGTTTCCCTACTTACCGAAGGCATTGGAGCCGCTGCTTGCAGAAATTGAG CCGAAGGAGTTGGTTGGAGTTCTTGTTTTACTAAATCAGCTCATATGCAAATTCAGCACCTCAGTTCATGAAATACTCGATGAAGTATTTCCTGCTATTGTGAGTCGTATATTTTCTATTCTTCCGCAAGATGGATTTCCTTGTGGACCAGGGAGCAATACTGAG GAAGTTCGTGAATTGCAGGAACTCCAGCGAATATTGTACACATTTCTGAATGTCATAGCCACACATGATCTGTCTTCAGTTTTCCTCTCTCTGAAAAGCAGAGCTTATTTAGATCCAATAATCCAGTTACTAATGTATTCATCTTGTCACAATAAGGATATTACTGTGAGGAAG GCATGTGTACAGATTTTTGTCCGATTAATCAAAGATTGGTGTGCTGGTCCTTATGGAGAAGAGAAG GTTCCTGGATTTCAGTCTTTTATAATGGAAACCTTTGCGGTGAATTGTTGCCTGTACAGCGTATTGGACAAGTCTTTTGAGTTTCGTGATGCAAATTCA CTTGCTTTATTCGGGGAAATAATAACAGCCCAGAAGGTCATGTATGAGAAATTTGGGGACACCTTCCTTGCTAATTTTGTATCCAAGGGTTATCTTGCTGCTCACTGCCCCCAAGAGTTGGCTGAGCAGTATCGACAGAAATTGCAG AGTAATGACACCAAAGCTTTTAAATTGTTCTACCAGTCCCTCATCGAAAGTTTAAGACAACAGCAGAATGGAAGCCTTGTTTTCAGATAG